In Streptomyces ambofaciens ATCC 23877, a single genomic region encodes these proteins:
- a CDS encoding ABC transporter ATP-binding protein has product MGWSQHADAFLELGFRAMLTRLPSLLASSLRLARQADPRAARAVLSAEVGRGLAQAVSLLAVNSVLAGLMTAGPIEERLRQAVPALITVAAAMVVAALLRAASTYATGRLEPKVERVATERYLERAAAVELSAIEDHAFHKLLDTAQYGAASARRMIPLGTRVVNAMISLIAAAGVLTVLHPALLPLLVTMTLPSAWSALTLARRWYESFHAWVQHERAGRLLGRLLIEPAAAPEIRVHGVGPFLLRHFRAMAETAEAEQARLARLAARTGLIAAAWTGLATAATYATLGGLLLGGAMALSVAGTAVIAIRTGSQSLGTLVVEVNALHEEALFVGDLERLHREAAARAIPAGGASLPEDPKEIRFENVTFRYPGDATRPALDDVTLSLPLGRIVALVGENGSGKTTLVKLLAGLYTPDRGRITWDGVDAATADRRSLAERIAMVAQDFKRWPFTARVNVAVGRSSVPLGEERLTEAITEAGAQEVVADLPRGLDTLLARDFSGGHELSGGQWQRVGIARAAYRRGHILIVDEPTAALDARAELEVFEKIRALAGRGQTVVLITHRLASVRHADLVHVLDQGRLVESGTPDELLATGGVYAELYSLQAEQFTKAPVHAPEAS; this is encoded by the coding sequence ATGGGCTGGAGCCAGCACGCCGACGCCTTCCTGGAGCTGGGCTTCCGGGCGATGCTGACCCGGCTGCCGTCCCTGCTGGCGTCCAGTCTCAGGCTCGCCCGGCAGGCCGACCCGCGGGCGGCGCGGGCGGTGCTGTCGGCCGAGGTGGGCCGGGGGCTGGCGCAGGCGGTCAGTCTGCTCGCCGTCAACAGTGTGCTGGCCGGTCTGATGACCGCCGGGCCGATCGAGGAACGGCTGCGCCAGGCCGTTCCGGCACTGATCACCGTGGCCGCGGCGATGGTCGTCGCGGCGCTGCTGAGGGCGGCCTCGACGTACGCGACGGGGCGGCTGGAGCCCAAGGTGGAGCGGGTGGCCACCGAGCGTTACCTGGAGCGGGCGGCGGCCGTGGAGCTGTCCGCCATCGAGGATCACGCCTTCCACAAGCTCCTGGACACCGCCCAGTACGGCGCCGCCTCCGCGCGGCGCATGATCCCGTTGGGCACCCGCGTGGTGAACGCGATGATCTCGCTCATCGCGGCGGCCGGCGTACTGACCGTGCTGCACCCGGCGCTGCTGCCGCTCCTGGTGACGATGACCCTGCCGAGCGCCTGGAGCGCGCTGACCCTCGCCCGCCGCTGGTACGAGTCCTTCCACGCCTGGGTCCAGCACGAACGGGCGGGACGGCTCCTGGGCAGGCTGCTGATCGAACCCGCCGCGGCCCCCGAGATAAGGGTGCACGGAGTGGGTCCCTTCCTGCTGCGCCACTTCCGCGCGATGGCGGAGACCGCCGAGGCGGAGCAGGCCCGGCTGGCCCGGCTGGCGGCCCGTACGGGACTGATCGCGGCGGCGTGGACGGGACTGGCGACGGCCGCGACCTACGCGACGCTCGGTGGGCTGCTGCTGGGCGGTGCGATGGCCCTGTCGGTGGCGGGTACGGCCGTGATCGCCATCCGCACCGGCTCGCAGAGCCTCGGCACCCTGGTCGTGGAGGTCAACGCGCTCCACGAGGAGGCCCTGTTCGTCGGTGACCTGGAACGGCTGCACAGGGAGGCCGCCGCCCGGGCCATCCCGGCGGGCGGCGCCTCGCTGCCCGAGGACCCCAAGGAGATCCGCTTCGAGAACGTCACGTTCCGCTACCCGGGCGACGCGACCCGCCCGGCGCTCGACGACGTGACGCTGTCGCTGCCGCTGGGCCGGATCGTGGCCCTGGTCGGCGAGAACGGCTCGGGCAAGACGACGCTGGTCAAGCTGCTCGCCGGGCTGTACACGCCGGACCGGGGCAGGATCACCTGGGACGGCGTCGACGCGGCGACGGCCGACCGGCGCTCTCTCGCCGAGCGCATCGCCATGGTGGCGCAGGACTTCAAACGCTGGCCGTTCACCGCGCGGGTGAACGTCGCGGTGGGTCGTTCCTCGGTGCCGCTCGGTGAGGAACGCCTGACCGAGGCGATCACCGAGGCCGGGGCCCAGGAGGTGGTCGCGGACCTGCCACGCGGCCTGGACACCCTGCTGGCCCGGGACTTCAGCGGCGGACACGAGCTGTCCGGCGGCCAGTGGCAGCGCGTCGGGATCGCGCGCGCCGCGTACCGGCGGGGTCACATCCTCATCGTGGACGAACCGACGGCGGCCCTGGACGCCCGGGCGGAGCTGGAGGTGTTCGAGAAGATCCGCGCCCTGGCCGGCCGCGGACAGACGGTCGTCCTGATCACCCACCGCCTGGCGTCCGTGCGCCACGCGGACCTGGTGCACGTCCTCGACCAGGGGCGGCTCGTGGAGTCCGGGACACCGGACGAGCTGCTGGCCACCGGCGGGGTCTACGCGGAGTTGTACTCGCTGCAGGCCGAGCAGTTCACCAAGGCGCCGGTGCACGCCCCGGAGGCGAGCTGA
- a CDS encoding DUF899 domain-containing protein: MSLPEIVTRADWRAAREALLAKEKAATRARDTLNAERRGLPMVEVDKEYVFEGGDGKATLLDLFEGRDQLVVHHFMFAPEWDAGCRGCSAFLDQVGHLAHLRARGTSFAAVSRAPYPRILPFKARMGWTLPWYSSYVSDFNTDFEVTREHEGELVERPGLSCFLRDRDRVFHTYSTYERGLDGLGSTTSLLDLTALGRREHWEKPEGRASAFGAPVGSEAVRYHDEYEG; this comes from the coding sequence ATGTCGCTGCCCGAGATCGTCACCCGCGCGGACTGGCGCGCGGCGCGCGAGGCCTTACTGGCCAAGGAGAAGGCGGCCACGCGCGCGCGAGACACGCTCAACGCCGAGCGGCGCGGACTGCCGATGGTGGAGGTCGACAAGGAGTACGTGTTCGAGGGCGGCGACGGCAAGGCCACGCTGCTCGACCTCTTCGAGGGACGCGACCAGCTCGTCGTCCACCACTTCATGTTCGCTCCGGAGTGGGACGCCGGCTGCCGCGGGTGCTCGGCGTTCCTGGACCAGGTAGGGCACCTCGCGCACCTGAGGGCCCGCGGTACGTCGTTCGCGGCCGTCTCCCGGGCGCCGTACCCGAGGATCCTGCCCTTCAAGGCGCGGATGGGCTGGACCCTGCCCTGGTACTCGTCGTACGTCAGCGACTTCAACACCGACTTCGAGGTGACCCGGGAACACGAGGGTGAACTCGTCGAGCGACCCGGACTCAGCTGCTTCCTGCGGGACCGCGACCGGGTCTTCCACACCTACTCGACCTACGAGCGAGGCCTCGACGGACTCGGCTCGACCACCAGCCTCCTCGACCTGACCGCGCTCGGCCGGCGGGAGCACTGGGAGAAACCCGAGGGACGCGCGTCGGCCTTCGGTGCCCCTGTGGGAAGCGAGGCAGTCCGCTACCACGACGAGTACGAGGGATGA
- a CDS encoding amidohydrolase, which translates to MTPSYRAKPTDFREKPAAPGEEPAGSREPADLVITGCTVLVHDERERIGFEEDAAVVVRDGLVDSVTTAAAVADLAAADRIDARGQAALPGLINCHTHAPMVALRGLAEDLPTEEWFNDVVWPVESNLTERDVELGARLACAEMIRAGVTSFADHYFAMDTVAAVVAECGMRALLGQAYFSSQGPEGRERSLEFALRHRDTAGGRITTALAPHAPYTVTEADLTATAGLARDHGLPVHLHAAENRDQTDTSLARNGATPIEVLERTGILDTDVLIAHGTGIVEADLPLLARAGGRTAVATAPRGYLKFAWPTTTPVRALRDIGVPVGLATDGAASNNSLDVWESMALTSLIQKSSEGDPRWLSARQALHHATVQSARAVGLGDTIGRIAPGMRADLVLVDLTGPHTQPVHDLAATLVHSARSADVRTTIVDGRVLMRERELLTLDVPAVVRELGERLPALTDRGHGRRIQEYDT; encoded by the coding sequence ATGACCCCTTCGTACCGTGCGAAGCCCACCGACTTCCGTGAGAAGCCCGCCGCCCCTGGTGAGGAGCCCGCCGGCTCCCGAGAGCCCGCCGACCTGGTCATCACGGGCTGCACCGTCCTCGTGCACGACGAGCGCGAGCGGATCGGCTTCGAGGAGGACGCGGCCGTCGTCGTACGGGACGGTCTCGTCGACTCCGTCACGACGGCCGCCGCCGTGGCGGACCTCGCCGCCGCCGACCGCATCGACGCGCGTGGCCAGGCCGCCCTCCCCGGGCTGATCAACTGCCACACGCACGCGCCGATGGTGGCCCTGCGCGGGCTGGCGGAGGACCTGCCCACCGAGGAGTGGTTCAACGACGTCGTCTGGCCCGTCGAGTCCAACCTGACCGAACGCGATGTGGAGCTGGGAGCCCGGCTGGCCTGCGCCGAGATGATCCGCGCGGGCGTCACCTCTTTCGCGGACCACTACTTCGCCATGGACACCGTCGCCGCCGTGGTCGCCGAGTGCGGAATGCGGGCACTTCTGGGCCAGGCGTACTTCTCCTCGCAGGGGCCCGAAGGGCGGGAGCGGTCACTGGAGTTCGCGCTGCGGCACCGGGACACCGCCGGCGGCCGCATCACGACCGCCCTCGCACCGCACGCCCCCTACACCGTGACCGAAGCCGATCTCACCGCCACCGCCGGACTCGCCCGCGACCACGGTCTGCCCGTGCACCTGCACGCCGCGGAGAACCGCGACCAGACCGACACCAGCCTCGCCCGGAACGGTGCCACGCCGATCGAGGTCCTGGAACGCACCGGGATCCTCGACACCGACGTGCTCATCGCGCACGGCACCGGCATCGTCGAGGCCGATCTGCCGCTCCTCGCGCGCGCGGGTGGGCGTACGGCCGTGGCGACCGCGCCCCGCGGCTACCTCAAGTTCGCCTGGCCCACCACCACCCCCGTACGCGCCCTGCGCGACATCGGCGTCCCCGTCGGCCTCGCCACCGACGGAGCGGCCTCCAACAACTCGCTCGACGTGTGGGAGTCGATGGCCCTCACCTCCCTGATCCAGAAGTCGAGCGAGGGCGACCCCCGCTGGCTCTCCGCCCGTCAGGCCCTGCACCACGCCACGGTGCAGAGCGCCCGCGCGGTGGGGCTGGGTGACACCATCGGGCGGATCGCGCCCGGCATGCGGGCCGACCTCGTCCTCGTCGACCTCACCGGCCCGCACACCCAGCCCGTGCACGATCTCGCCGCCACCCTGGTGCACAGCGCGCGGTCCGCCGACGTGCGCACGACGATCGTCGACGGACGGGTCCTCATGCGGGAGCGCGAACTGCTCACCCTCGACGTCCCCGCGGTGGTGCGGGAACTGGGGGAGCGGCTGCCCGCCCTGACCGACCGGGGGCACGGCCGGCGCATCCAGGAGTACGACACCTGA
- a CDS encoding FUSC family protein has product MFRTLRRARPVAPTLPPWLAHALSAQRGPVPWSAVIRGALAGGPLLLAAMLAGRAPLGVVAAIAAMLAGINDRPGSRRTSVRRIGVPALAGAVGLLVGTYSGERLDGVPLTLVLTGLGLVAGGFSALGTVASGAGTQLLVTTAVGAGMPLPGPAWQSAPAFLAGAGWLLVLRLVLPTPGSLAGDSRLAFRFDGERAAVAAIYDAVAALLDAAGTEHAVARRAALTAALDQAQDALTGPRLRRQASSAAERRLHAQYAAALPLGEAATALAWAERPLPARAGEGPRRLAAAVRGNTPAGPLPAPSRTEPALRALDDALLHAAEAFDRGGGRDLHTRRRSFVSLVRTVLGAGGREYGLRAGLCFGASAAVAQALHHGPWHGAHQHWYWLPATAVFLVKPDLGPLASRVLCRAAGTVLGALLFAGVAAVLPRPEGLVVLVAVCGALVPVAARHFAAQTAVVTVLVLALIMVAGEPQASVSRIGETLLACAIVLVVGHLPMPGQRGGRVRTRTEAADAAAHAYLAHVLSESDDRATRWTLRREAYRTLAEARAAIALAAAELPALARHSEGADEVAAVLERLVDTTTACAVHLDDTGRLTPRHTERLAGLRSELAARRGHVALRDPAPSLAG; this is encoded by the coding sequence GTGTTCCGCACCCTCCGCCGCGCCCGCCCCGTCGCCCCCACGCTTCCGCCGTGGCTCGCCCACGCCCTGAGCGCCCAACGCGGCCCCGTGCCCTGGAGCGCGGTGATCCGCGGCGCGCTGGCCGGCGGGCCGCTGCTGCTGGCCGCGATGCTCGCCGGCCGGGCGCCCCTGGGCGTCGTCGCCGCCATCGCCGCCATGCTCGCCGGCATCAACGACCGGCCGGGCAGCCGTCGTACCTCCGTGCGGCGGATCGGCGTCCCCGCGCTCGCGGGAGCGGTCGGGCTGCTCGTGGGGACGTACTCCGGTGAGCGTCTCGACGGCGTCCCGCTGACGCTGGTGCTGACCGGCCTCGGACTGGTCGCAGGCGGCTTCAGCGCCCTCGGAACCGTGGCTTCCGGCGCCGGGACGCAGTTGCTGGTCACCACCGCCGTAGGGGCCGGCATGCCGCTGCCCGGCCCCGCGTGGCAGAGCGCGCCGGCCTTCCTCGCCGGTGCCGGATGGCTGCTCGTGCTGCGGCTGGTGCTGCCCACGCCCGGCTCCCTCGCCGGGGACTCACGCCTCGCCTTCCGCTTCGACGGGGAGCGGGCCGCCGTCGCCGCGATCTACGACGCCGTCGCCGCGCTCCTGGACGCCGCGGGTACCGAGCACGCCGTCGCCCGCAGGGCCGCGCTCACCGCAGCCCTCGACCAGGCGCAGGACGCGCTCACCGGGCCCCGGCTGCGACGCCAAGCCTCCTCAGCGGCCGAACGGCGGCTGCACGCCCAGTACGCCGCCGCGTTGCCGCTGGGCGAGGCGGCGACCGCGCTCGCCTGGGCGGAACGGCCCCTGCCGGCACGGGCCGGCGAGGGCCCACGGCGGCTCGCCGCCGCCGTCCGCGGCAACACCCCGGCCGGTCCGCTGCCCGCACCCAGCCGCACCGAGCCCGCTCTGCGTGCCCTGGACGACGCCCTCCTGCACGCCGCCGAGGCCTTCGACCGGGGCGGGGGCCGGGACCTGCACACCCGCAGGAGGTCGTTCGTCTCCCTGGTCCGCACCGTCCTCGGCGCCGGCGGACGGGAGTACGGGCTGCGCGCCGGCCTCTGCTTCGGGGCCAGTGCCGCCGTCGCCCAGGCCCTGCACCACGGGCCCTGGCACGGTGCGCACCAGCACTGGTACTGGCTTCCCGCCACCGCCGTCTTCCTCGTGAAGCCCGACCTCGGACCGCTGGCGTCCCGGGTGCTGTGCCGGGCGGCCGGGACGGTCCTCGGGGCGCTTCTCTTCGCCGGGGTCGCCGCCGTGCTGCCCCGCCCGGAAGGACTCGTGGTCCTCGTCGCCGTCTGCGGGGCCCTGGTGCCGGTCGCCGCACGGCACTTCGCCGCGCAGACGGCCGTGGTCACCGTCCTCGTCCTGGCCCTGATCATGGTGGCCGGTGAGCCCCAGGCCTCCGTCAGCCGTATCGGGGAGACGCTGCTGGCCTGCGCCATCGTGCTGGTCGTCGGACACCTGCCGATGCCGGGGCAGCGGGGCGGCAGGGTCCGTACCCGCACCGAGGCCGCCGACGCCGCCGCGCACGCCTATCTCGCCCACGTCCTGAGTGAGTCCGACGACCGTGCCACCCGGTGGACGCTGCGCCGCGAGGCCTACCGCACGCTGGCCGAAGCCCGCGCCGCGATCGCGCTGGCCGCCGCCGAGCTGCCTGCCCTCGCCCGGCACTCCGAGGGCGCGGACGAGGTCGCCGCGGTCCTCGAACGGCTCGTCGACACCACCACCGCGTGTGCCGTGCACCTCGACGACACCGGCCGGCTCACGCCCCGGCACACCGAACGGCTCGCCGGGCTGCGAAGCGAACTCGCCGCGCGGCGCGGGCACGTGGCACTGCGTGACCCCGCACCGAGCCTGGCCGGGTGA
- a CDS encoding nucleotidyltransferase domain-containing protein, with amino-acid sequence MPSLPDQVFLDTTADRLATLPTVRAVTLGGSRAQGTHGPDSDWDLAVYYRGPFDPDDVRALGWPGEVSEVGAWGGGVFNGGAWLTVDERRVDLHYRDLDVVEHQVAEAQAGRFDIEPLTFHLAGIPTYLVVAELAINKVLRGELPCPSYPEALRATAPERWYGAATATLAYAKAGHAPRGALTQVAGAIALATTQTAHAVMAARGEWITNEKGLIERAGLGTMNGLLATLLPDPRSLSRSVTEAERTLSEAVDAG; translated from the coding sequence GTGCCCTCCCTCCCGGACCAGGTGTTCCTCGACACCACCGCCGACCGGCTGGCCACCCTGCCCACCGTCCGGGCCGTCACCCTCGGCGGCTCCAGGGCCCAGGGCACGCACGGCCCCGACAGCGACTGGGACCTGGCGGTCTACTACCGCGGTCCCTTCGACCCGGACGACGTCCGTGCCCTCGGCTGGCCCGGTGAGGTCTCCGAGGTCGGTGCCTGGGGCGGTGGCGTCTTCAACGGGGGAGCGTGGCTGACCGTCGACGAACGCCGGGTGGACCTGCACTACCGCGACCTCGACGTGGTCGAGCACCAGGTGGCGGAGGCGCAGGCGGGGCGCTTCGACATCGAGCCGCTGACGTTCCACCTGGCGGGCATCCCCACGTACCTGGTCGTCGCCGAGCTGGCGATCAACAAGGTGCTGCGCGGCGAACTGCCCTGCCCCTCCTACCCGGAGGCCCTCCGCGCCACGGCCCCGGAGCGCTGGTACGGCGCGGCCACGGCCACCCTCGCCTACGCCAAGGCGGGCCACGCCCCCAGGGGCGCCCTCACCCAGGTCGCCGGCGCGATCGCCCTCGCCACGACACAGACGGCGCATGCGGTGATGGCGGCACGGGGGGAGTGGATCACGAACGAGAAAGGGCTCATCGAGCGGGCCGGGCTGGGCACGATGAACGGGCTACTGGCGACACTGCTGCCGGACCCGCGGTCCCTGTCACGATCGGTGACCGAGGCCGAGCGGACCCTGAGCGAGGCGGTGGACGCCGGCTGA
- a CDS encoding RidA family protein has protein sequence MIQRVTVPGLFPPPTYAHASVVEAGTRLAFLAGSVPLDAEGRLVGEGDPVRQAEQVIANLTEQLRAVGSSLDHVLSTEVYVVSAESGTLSAVWDVVEASGLSTGPHSSTLLGVSCLGYPGQLVEITATAAVSDDAPAGVSTTAVSTTPDVSGRERP, from the coding sequence GTGATCCAGCGCGTCACCGTGCCCGGCCTGTTCCCGCCGCCCACCTACGCTCATGCCTCGGTCGTCGAGGCCGGGACGAGGCTCGCCTTCCTGGCCGGGTCCGTTCCGCTCGACGCGGAGGGCCGGCTGGTCGGCGAGGGCGACCCGGTCCGTCAGGCCGAGCAGGTGATCGCGAACCTCACCGAGCAGTTGCGCGCCGTCGGGAGCTCGTTGGATCACGTCCTGTCGACCGAGGTGTACGTCGTGAGCGCCGAATCCGGCACGCTGTCCGCCGTCTGGGACGTCGTCGAGGCGTCCGGGCTCAGTACGGGCCCTCATTCCTCGACCCTGCTCGGGGTGAGCTGCCTCGGGTACCCGGGGCAGCTGGTGGAGATCACGGCGACGGCGGCCGTGTCGGACGACGCGCCCGCCGGCGTGTCGACCACCGCCGTGTCGACCACCCCGGACGTGTCGGGTCGGGAGCGTCCGTGA
- a CDS encoding GNAT family N-acetyltransferase, whose translation MSGAEDGQPVVLRRATAADARDAADVWLRSFAAALPTVVRPRTDDEVREYFHHVVVPLREAWVAEAARGEVVGVMVLEGEELSQLYLAPEWRGRGIGDRFVALAKEHGPGRLSLWTFQVNAPAHRFYERHGFTAVEWTDGAGNEEREPDVRYVWRP comes from the coding sequence GTGAGCGGGGCAGAGGACGGACAACCGGTCGTCCTGAGGCGGGCGACGGCCGCCGATGCTCGGGACGCGGCCGACGTCTGGTTGCGTTCCTTCGCCGCCGCACTGCCCACGGTCGTCAGGCCTCGGACCGACGACGAGGTGCGGGAGTACTTCCATCACGTGGTGGTGCCCCTGCGTGAGGCCTGGGTGGCGGAGGCGGCACGCGGAGAGGTCGTCGGCGTGATGGTGCTGGAGGGCGAGGAGTTGTCGCAGTTGTACCTCGCCCCGGAGTGGCGCGGGCGCGGGATCGGAGACCGGTTCGTCGCCCTGGCCAAGGAGCACGGGCCGGGGAGGCTCTCCCTATGGACCTTCCAGGTCAACGCGCCCGCCCACCGCTTCTACGAGCGGCACGGTTTCACCGCCGTGGAGTGGACGGACGGCGCGGGCAACGAGGAGCGGGAGCCGGACGTGCGGTACGTGTGGCGGCCTTAG
- a CDS encoding uracil-DNA glycosylase: MNTSGLSVLDRRIEECRACPRLVDWREEVARTKRAAFADWTYWGRPVPGFGPPDARLLIVGLAPAAHGGNRTGRMFTGDRSGDVLYQALYDVGLASQPTAVSADDGLELLGVRVTSPVHCAPPENKPTPAERDTCRPWLIQELGLLRPTLRTVVVLGAFGWQAALPAFAEAGWIVPRPRPAFGHGRHVRLDAPDGPGLDLFGCFHVSQRNTFTGRLTPEMLRDVLRTAADTAGLPTA, translated from the coding sequence ATGAACACCAGCGGCCTCTCCGTACTCGACCGGCGCATCGAGGAGTGCCGGGCCTGTCCGCGGCTCGTCGACTGGCGGGAGGAGGTGGCCCGCACCAAACGGGCCGCCTTCGCCGACTGGACCTACTGGGGACGACCCGTGCCGGGCTTCGGTCCGCCGGACGCGCGTCTGCTGATCGTCGGGCTCGCCCCCGCGGCCCACGGAGGCAATCGCACCGGCCGGATGTTCACCGGGGACCGCTCCGGGGACGTGCTGTACCAGGCGTTGTACGACGTGGGGCTCGCCTCGCAGCCCACCGCCGTCTCCGCGGACGACGGCCTGGAACTGCTCGGCGTGCGCGTCACCTCGCCGGTGCACTGCGCCCCGCCCGAGAACAAGCCCACCCCCGCCGAGCGCGACACCTGCCGTCCCTGGCTCATCCAGGAACTGGGGCTGCTGAGGCCCACACTGCGGACGGTGGTCGTGCTCGGCGCCTTCGGCTGGCAGGCCGCACTCCCGGCATTCGCCGAGGCGGGCTGGATCGTGCCACGCCCCCGCCCCGCCTTCGGACACGGCCGACACGTCAGGCTGGACGCTCCCGACGGCCCCGGCCTGGACCTCTTCGGCTGCTTCCATGTCAGCCAGCGCAACACGTTCACCGGCCGTCTCACCCCCGAGATGCTCCGTGACGTGCTCCGTACGGCGGCCGACACGGCCGGGCTGCCCACCGCGTGA
- a CDS encoding RNA-binding S4 domain-containing protein — protein sequence MASEHDEGRNGGPAAPRDARAVQAGTAAGDSVAERAADAVGGKATGQRPEAVGGRGTGQPGPGDAAAGVSEPPDPKTAAAIAAAEAAGPQNGETVRVDSWIWAVRLIKTRSLGATACRGGHVRVNGERVKPAYSLRVGDEVRLRHEGRERVVVVKRLIRKRVGAPVAAQCYLDNSPPPPPREAVAPAGIRDRGAGRPTKRDRRELERLRGLESLSRARRDAETRP from the coding sequence ATGGCTTCCGAGCATGACGAGGGCAGGAACGGCGGGCCGGCCGCCCCACGGGACGCCCGCGCGGTACAGGCCGGGACAGCGGCCGGCGACAGCGTCGCGGAGAGGGCCGCGGACGCGGTCGGCGGCAAGGCCACCGGGCAGCGGCCCGAGGCGGTCGGTGGCCGCGGCACCGGGCAGCCCGGCCCGGGCGACGCAGCCGCCGGCGTCTCCGAGCCCCCGGACCCGAAGACCGCCGCGGCGATCGCCGCCGCCGAGGCGGCCGGGCCGCAGAACGGCGAGACCGTCCGGGTGGACAGCTGGATCTGGGCCGTGCGTCTCATCAAGACCCGCTCCCTCGGCGCGACCGCCTGCCGAGGCGGCCATGTCCGGGTGAACGGCGAGCGCGTGAAGCCCGCGTACTCCCTGCGCGTCGGCGACGAGGTGCGCCTGCGGCACGAGGGCAGGGAACGCGTCGTCGTCGTGAAGCGACTGATCCGCAAGCGCGTCGGCGCCCCGGTCGCCGCCCAGTGCTACCTCGACAACTCCCCGCCGCCCCCGCCCCGCGAGGCCGTCGCCCCGGCCGGCATCCGCGACCGCGGCGCCGGCCGCCCCACCAAGCGCGACCGCCGCGAACTGGAACGCCTGCGAGGACTCGAAAGCCTGAGCCGCGCCCGGAGGGATGCCGAGACCAGGCCCTGA
- a CDS encoding DoxX family protein codes for MSQPAAPIVAAAPSSPGASAAPATSTAPARGRGARTVLRAVQVLLAVFFAGASALPKLIAHSSAADTFATMGWGNAGMYVIGVLELAGAIALLIPALQSVAAAALGALMVGAFVVQLACFDGDNAATPVILMVPLLLVAWARRGHNEELLRRVRPRRA; via the coding sequence ATGTCTCAGCCCGCCGCCCCGATCGTCGCCGCCGCCCCGTCGAGCCCTGGTGCTTCCGCGGCCCCGGCGACTTCCACCGCACCGGCCCGTGGGCGGGGCGCCCGGACCGTCCTGCGTGCGGTGCAGGTGCTCCTCGCGGTGTTCTTCGCCGGGGCGAGCGCCTTGCCCAAGCTGATCGCGCACTCCTCGGCGGCCGACACCTTCGCCACGATGGGCTGGGGCAACGCGGGCATGTACGTCATCGGCGTGCTCGAACTGGCCGGCGCGATCGCTCTGTTGATCCCCGCACTGCAGTCGGTGGCCGCGGCGGCCCTCGGCGCTCTGATGGTCGGCGCGTTCGTCGTCCAGCTCGCCTGCTTCGACGGGGACAACGCCGCGACACCCGTCATCCTCATGGTGCCGCTCCTGCTCGTCGCCTGGGCCCGGCGCGGACACAACGAGGAGCTTCTCCGCCGGGTACGGCCCCGGCGCGCCTGA
- a CDS encoding class I SAM-dependent methyltransferase — protein sequence MREGHQGTGPGAITPDGCAVELYSRLPAGAEPDVIAAAVPEGAHILELGSGVGRMTHPLLERGFRVTAVDESAEMLEHVRGTRTICSPIEDLDLGERFDVVLLASFLVHAGDAEVRRGLLRTCVRHVAEGGCVLIQKEGADYHTDLPRERVDPSGFTVRIVSSEPVGDGVNSVRAEYEFPDAVWTQTFRARPMTEEQFEQALEEVGLRVDRRLTEDGTWVSALPVS from the coding sequence ATGCGAGAGGGACACCAGGGGACGGGACCCGGGGCCATCACCCCGGACGGCTGTGCGGTCGAGCTCTATTCGCGGCTGCCCGCGGGAGCCGAGCCGGACGTCATCGCCGCCGCCGTGCCCGAGGGCGCGCACATCCTGGAGCTGGGCAGCGGCGTGGGGCGCATGACCCACCCGCTGCTGGAGCGGGGGTTCAGGGTGACCGCGGTGGACGAGTCCGCCGAGATGCTGGAGCACGTACGCGGGACACGCACGATATGCAGCCCGATCGAGGACCTCGACCTGGGCGAGCGCTTCGACGTCGTGCTGCTGGCGTCGTTCCTCGTGCACGCCGGAGACGCCGAGGTGAGACGGGGGCTGCTGCGCACCTGCGTCCGCCATGTCGCGGAGGGCGGCTGCGTCCTGATCCAGAAGGAGGGGGCGGACTACCACACGGACCTGCCGCGCGAGCGGGTCGACCCCAGCGGCTTCACCGTGCGGATCGTCTCGTCGGAGCCGGTCGGAGACGGTGTCAACTCGGTGCGCGCGGAGTACGAGTTCCCGGACGCGGTCTGGACGCAGACCTTCCGTGCCCGGCCCATGACCGAGGAGCAGTTCGAGCAGGCACTGGAGGAGGTGGGGCTCCGGGTGGACCGGCGTCTGACCGAGGACGGGACGTGGGTCAGCGCGCTGCCCGTTTCCTGA